In the genome of Gadus chalcogrammus isolate NIFS_2021 chromosome 21, NIFS_Gcha_1.0, whole genome shotgun sequence, one region contains:
- the si:dkey-63b1.1 gene encoding B2 bradykinin receptor has protein sequence MPLNASAWPALGAPGDALGDALGGPWELLEDCRSNSTEAWLWLSALQPSYLALVSALGVVGNSLVLCVFLLQRKPCTVADIYLGNLALADLVMTSCLPFWAVNVARHYQWPFGQALCKAVNVAIAMNYLCSVLFLVLVSVDRYLALVRPLRPSRLRRAGWAKRLCLGVWLQGLLLSLPVLLFRSVRFVADAGVEACILDYPHPAWVVQYNVTLNVLGFVLPVIVVSYCSWHIVGALRESRARRLPGARAETRSTQLVLAVLAVFLACWTPHQVGRFLDTLDYFGLTPGCLWGKVLDIGLELSTYLAYSNSAINPFLFVILGRSFRRRALEVFRAAWARRSTSRDGHSVVSWAAVKRANDGRQVHHNHEPKGTPSCLTPCPTTGATLQSCTDKGMGWIPGGFRTDSSA, from the coding sequence ATGCCCCTCAACGCCTCGGCCTGGCCGGCCCTCGGGGCCCCCGGCGACGCCCTCGGCGACgccctggggggcccctgggagctgctggaggactgCCGGTCCAACAGCACGGAGGCCTGGCTGTGGCTGTCCGCCCTGCAGCCCTCCTACCTGGCCCTGGTGAGCGCGCTGGGCGTGGTGGGCAACAGCCTGGTGCTCtgcgtcttcctcctccagagGAAGCCCTGCACCGTGGCCGACATCTACCTGGGCAACCTGGCGCTGGCCGACCTGGTGATGACGTCCTGCCTGCCCTTCTGGGCCGTGAACGTCGCCCGCCACTACCAGTGGCCCTTCGGCCAGGCGCTGTGCAAGGCGGTGAACGTGGCCATCGCCATGAACTACCTGTGCTCCGTGCTGTTCCTGGTGCTGGTGAGCGTGGACCGCTACCTGGCCCTGGTGCGGCCCCTGAGGCCCAGCAGGCTGCGCAGGGCCGGCTGGGCCAAGAGGCTCTGCCTGGGGGTGTGGCTGCAGGGCCTGCTGCTGAGCCTGCCCGTCCTGCTGTTCCGCAGCGTGCGCTTCGTGGCGGACGCGGGGGTGGAGGCCTGCATCCTGGACTACCCCCACCCGGCCTGGGTGGTGCAGTACAACGTCACCCTCAACGTGCTGGGCTTCGTGCTGCCCGTGATCGTCGTGAGCTACTGCAGCTGGCACATCGTGGGGGCGCTCCGGGAGAGCCGGGCGCGCCGGCTCCCCGGGGCGCGGGCCGAGACCCGGTCCACCCAGCTGGTGCTGGCCGTCCTGGCCGTGTTCCTGGCGTGCTGGACGCCCCACCAGGTGGGGCGCTTCCTGGACACGCTGGACTACTTCGGGCTCACCCCGGGGTGCCTCTGGGGGAAGGTGCTGGACATCGGGCTAGAGCTGTCCACCTACCTGGCGTACAGCAACAGCGCCATCAACCCCTTCCTGTTCGTGATCCTGGGCCGGAGCTTCAGGCGCAGGGCGCTGGAGGTGTTCCGCGCGGCGTGGGCACGCCGGTCCACGTCCCGGGACGGGCACTCTGTGGTCAGCTGGGCGGCCGTGAAGAGAGCCAACGACGGGCGACAGGTTCATCACAACCACGAACCCAAAGGCACACCCAGCTGTTTGACCCCCTGTCCAACTACCGGAGCAACGCTGCAGAGCTGTACCGATAAAGGGATGGGATGGATACCGGGAGGATTCAGAACCGACTCATCAGCCTGA